The genomic window GTGACTTCATATCGACTGATTGCCCAAGGTACCATTGAGGAGACGATTACTGAATTGCATGCCTCGAAGCTCGCACTCGCAGAGGGCATCCTTGGTGATGATGGATCGATTAATACGTTACCTTCAGCACGAGAGCTTGTGGAGCTGCTGCGCTACCAGTAACGTGACCGGTCGACCTTGTCTGTATCGCTGTGTTGCGGCGTAAGGATATCTCTGGCATCAACGCATTGGCGTGGTCATTGGCGTGTTTGATGAGGTGGGGGCAGCCATTCGATCTCGGGCAATCAAGGTTGGCGGCATTAAACCCTTGCTAAGGGTGATTGGCGGGGTACCTTTGACGTGTTCGATGATCACGTCACAAGATGATCATGTTGGCCCAGGACGTGTGAGATGTCGTCGCTCGCACCCACCGGTGAGCTGAGCGTGTAAGCAGGTACTGCTCGAATCGCTGGAAGGATCAACCGATCCCTGGTCGGTTATGGTGTGGCGCCCAAATCCATCACTGCGTCTCACTATAAGGGGTAGGGACCTTTCGGAAAATTGCGAAGATGACCAGGTCGTACGCGGCTTTCAGCCCCCCAGCGATGATGAATGGGTAACTTAGGAGCCCAGCGCTGGCGAGGAAAGCACCGGCAATGAGAGGGGATGCGCCAGTGCCTAAACTGCGAGCGCTGTTGGTTGTGGTGGCCAGATAACCGCGATCCTCGGCGTCGACAATCGCCATCGTGTAGGCCTGCCGGGTTGGAACATCCATCTGGGAGAGCATATGGCGGGCCAGCAACACAATGGCGGCAAGCAGCCCCGTCGGTGCAAACGGCACCAGAATGAGTAAGACGTTGGAAGGTAGATGGGTGAATACCATGGTGTTGAGCAGGCCGAAGCGCTTCGAGATGGACACCGCGACCAGTGATGACAATGCAGACAAGAGATTGGTGCCAAAGAACAGCAGCCCAATTTGTGTGAGGTCGAATCCAAACTTGACTCGGAACCAATAGACCAGGAGTCCCTGCACGATGAGGCCACCTCCGAAGGCGTCGAGCGTGAAGAGTGCTGTCAGCATGCGAACGACGTTTCGGACCTCTCGCGTTGGCCGATGGGGGCTCGTGTCTTGTTCTGGTTGTAAGGCAGACGGTATCTGTTCGACCGAGTCAGAGATCAGCGCGTAGATGAG from Ferrimicrobium sp. includes these protein-coding regions:
- a CDS encoding MFS transporter — its product is MSQDGHKERSMNESAAWYLLIARGLREVAFGVIAIVLPLYWHEQHISALEIGALFTVALLGSALISLWIGRYVDRIGRRRLLMLSSLLWLIAAPFLLVTKQPLILGVIIIFGSISPTGKEVGLFLGIEQAMLSKLTKGHARTKAYAWFTLVGYVSTAAGALIAAALGFGLGHSAEISSGLFRVVVLAYSGVALIQLLIYALISDSVEQIPSALQPEQDTSPHRPTREVRNVVRMLTALFTLDAFGGGLIVQGLLVYWFRVKFGFDLTQIGLLFFGTNLLSALSSLVAVSISKRFGLLNTMVFTHLPSNVLLILVPFAPTGLLAAIVLLARHMLSQMDVPTRQAYTMAIVDAEDRGYLATTTNSARSLGTGASPLIAGAFLASAGLLSYPFIIAGGLKAAYDLVIFAIFRKVPTPYSETQ